CTTTTATCGCCCCGAGCAGTGTGTAGCCTAGTCATTCTAAGCAAATACTGCTCAACAAAGAGAAATACGCTTTTAGCCGAACCCTTCGGGCAGCGTTTGTTGGGTATTTCTACTGCGTTATCGCTTTTTCGTGTAGCTCGCTACACCACAAAAGCGTTGCCTTGTATCAATACTCAACAATTCGCTGCAAAAATCATCACGAAAGATCAATAACCCCTAGGCTTTGTTTGGTTTTTCAGTGATCCACAATTTTATATGGCCTTGCACAACAATTGTTCCTTGATCGTCATACGCTGTCACTGGCACTAGCATGTCTCCTGGGGTCCATTGCTCAGGTGTGACCTGTGCAATGCAGCGAATATCACTGCCTGCTTTGGCGGTATAATCAACACTCATTCCTTTTGGGATCCAACGCAAGTGTTTGGGAATTGAGGCTTCGGCCATGACTCCCATCGCCATTTCTAAGCCATTACAAATAGCGATGACATGCACAGTTTTAATATGATTGAAGACTTTTCGGCGTTTTTTGATTAAACATTCGCAGTGATTCACCCGTAAATTGGTGATTAATGGACCCATAGAGCCAAAATAAGGGGCCATTCGCGTAATCATTAATGTAAAAAACCGACGTCCAAAGGGCAGTGGAGTCAACTTATTATAAAGTGCCATGACTTTGTTGGGTTTAACCTGTGATGTAGTCATCTTCAAACCTATTGAGTGTTATTGCTATTGTTGTCTGGTCAGATGAGTTTAGCACTCAAATAATTAAAAAAGCCAGCATGGTTTTAAACGCTATGCTTAAGTCCGTTATTAGAATAATGATGGCTGATGAGATTTTTGCGCTAAACAGTTACACTAGCGGCATATTAGGCCAATGGTTGGTCTAAGCGACAGTATTTGATGTTTATGATGGCCACTCTTGATTCTGATCCTTGCTTACATCTGTTTGAGCACCCTATTTGTGATACAGCCTTACCGGAGCGTTTTACCTTTGTATTTTATTATGAGCCGCACCCGCTTTGTGTGCGGGCAGCAGAGCAGTTGCAGACCCAATATTTAAGTGCGCCTAATTGGGTACATAATTTTGGTTTGACTGGCCAGCTTGATGGCGCGATAGGTAAAATGTTTGGCGTATTATTAGTGCGTGATAAACACGGCCAGATTGGCTTTTTAGCTGGGTTTTCGGGGAAGTTGGCTAATTGTAATCATCTTGATGGATTTGTTCCTCCTGTATTTGATTTACTCGACGAAAACAGTTTTTTTTTACAGTCTCAACTTTATATAAATCGCCTTAATACACAACTTGATCAGTTACAAAACGATCCTAAATTGAGCGCCTTACGTGAGCAGTTGCAGCGCGTGGAGCAACAAAGTGAGCAAGAAATAGCCGCGCACAAGGCACTCATGGCAAAAGACAAACAGCAGCGAAAAATACAGCGCCTTGACGCAAACGGATTAGAACCAGAGGCGCAGAGAGAATTAACTCGGCAACTCGATCAACGCAGCATTAGTCAAAAACTGAAATTAAGAGACTTAAAACTCAACTGGCAACAGCAAATAGAACATATTTCTTCACAATTGCAGATACTTGAACAGGCCGTCACCCAGTTGCAACAGCAGCGAAAAACAGAGTCGGCTGCCTTACAGCAAAAAATATTCGAGCAATACCAATTTTTAAATCGGGATCAGCAATTGAAAAGTCTTGCCGAGATATTTTCTCCTTTAGATAATCCCACTCCGCCAGCTGGTGCGGGTGAGTGCGCTGCGCCTAAATTATTACACTATGCGTTCAAACAAGGAATGACACCATTGGCTTTAGCTGAGTTTTGGTGGGGCGCGTCACCAAAGTCTGAAGTACGTCAGCATAAAAACTATTATCCGGCGTGTATGAGTAAGTGTCAGCCAATTTTAAGCCATATGCTGAGTGGCATAGCGGTCGATCCTAATCCACTGATCGTCAATACTGCCAAAGGAAAACCATTACCGATTGTTTATCAAGATGAGGAGATGGTTGTTGTTAACAAACCAGCGGAGTTTTTATCTGTTCCCGGTAAAACCATAACTGACTCGGTGCAGACTCGGATTGCTCAGTTGTTTCCACAGGCATCTGGACCGTTAATTGTTCATCGCTTGGATATGTCGACCTCTGGCTTGATGGTGATAGCGCTTAATAAACATGCTCATCAGCGTTTGCAGCGGCAATTTATTGAACGTACAGTAAAAAAACGTTATGTGGCATTACTTGATGGGTCACTCGCAGTGCAACAAGGCGAGATTAGTCTGCCATTACGTGTTGATTTAGCTGACCGTCCTCGTCAATTAGTTTGCACAGAACATGGCAAACATGCTTTAACTTATTTTGAAGTTATTGGCATTGAAAAGGGTTTAACCCGAGTGCACTTGTACCCACACACAGGGCGTACACACCAGTTGCGTGTTCATTGTGCGCATCATCTTGGGCTCAATAGCCCAATAAAAGGCGATGACTTATATGGAAAAAAAGCGCAGCGTTTACACCTTCATGCGGAGCAGTTAGTGCTAAAACATCCCCTTAATGGCATTGAATTGACATTTTGTGTGGAGGCGGAGTTTTAGCTCAGTGTTAAAACACCACACTTAGCGATAATCCGCCATATAACTGGTTATCTGATTGCCAGTGCTCGCTATCGATTTGTCGATAGCGAGCAAATGCGCCAATGGTGATGAATTGATTAATGCTAATTCCCGTGCCGATGCCAACAAACCCATCGACATTAAAGGGCAGGTCATCATGTCTATCCTGTTCAAATGAGTTGTGTTCATCGTATTCATCCTGTTCAAATAAACTCACATAGGCTAGGTTTCCCATGCCTTCACTCATATCCATGCCAATTTCTGCATATAACTCAAAGACATCAAAGTAACCGAGTTTTCCACCAATCTCCCATTGAGCAAACTGCTGAGTATCTCCTTGCTGATCGTTGATTTTTGCATGGTTAAGGCTCGAAAATAGTCCAACGCCGAGTTCAGATCGCGGGGCTAAAGCGATATATTGCACACCTAAGCCACTGATGGTTTGTTGGTTGTGGCTTTCGGTCGAGAGATAAACCCGCGTTTGATTTGCAGCGAGAGTCATATTGCTTATTAAGAGTAAGCAAAGAGCTGATAAATTGATTGGCCTTAGTTTCATGGGGATTGCTTCAAAATAACACAGGCGTCCAGTGTTGCCCGAACAGGTGTTAAGTTCTGTCGCAAAAATGTGGGAAAATGTAAAGGGCATATGTCGCAGTGTGAAGATGATCTTACGTGACAATATGCTTTGGAGAAGAGATGCGCGACCAAGGCAGAGATCAAACGTTTCATTAGCACGCGATATAATACAACCGATGATACTGCGAGTATTAATTTAATATATCGACTGAATAAAGGTGAATGGTTTTGATGCGTACCTTTATTATTTTGATTGGGTTGTTGTTAGTTGTGATGCCATCCCTGGCCAAGCATATTTGTGTCAAAGTGCTGCAGTTAAAATGCAATAACATCACCCTCATTTAAAATATACAAGGGCACGGATGAGTTCATTTGTTCGTGCATATTTAACAACCTCACCATCGCCCATTTGCCATGTTGCGTTACCATAACCCCAAGGGATCATCACTTTACAGTTTAAATCAGCAGCTGCTGTCAGGGCATCTTCAGGTGTGGTATGCACATAACGGTACCACTTTGGGTATTGCTCACTGTGATAAGACGCAATAGGCATCAAACAGACATCGATGTCGCCATAACGCTGTTGTATATCTTTAAAATGTGGCGAATAGCCGGTATCGCCAGCAAAAAAGAGTGTATGACCTTGATATTCAATGATCCACCCTCCCCACAAAGCTTGTTCATCATCATTATAAAAAGGAATTAAATAACGACTATTGAAGTGGTGAGCGGGCACTGAGTGGATGGTCAGTTCCCCTTGTTTTTGTTGGCTATACCAAGGAAGTTCAGTGATATTATAACCACCAGATGGAAAGTAATCTGCCATATCAAGGGGCACATAATAGGTCGGTTTTGTGCCAATCGAGGCTAAATCTGTTTTGTTAAAATGGTCATAATGCAAATGGGAGTAAAGTACCGCATTGGTTTTGCGCAATTCAGTGTCGCTTAGTTGGGCTGGCTGCTGTCGATACAAGCCGCCACTCCATTTAAATGCGACATCGACAGGCCAATCAAATTGATCAAAAACAGGATCAATTAAAATATGTTGATTGTCGCCAGTAGTAAGTTGAAAACTGGCATGCCCGAGCCATTTAACGGCAAAGCCAGTGTTCAAACTAGGTCTGATTTGGTCGGCAATATAGTGGCATTGTGTGGCGGGTTGATTGATTTCACAACTCAGCTCTTGACGCGGGGTATAACAATCTTGTTGGCAAGTAATTGGGTAGGTTTTTTCACCTGCATATTGGTTGATATAACGTTCATTTTTTTTGAATGTCGTGTTTTTTTCTGCAGGTAGTGTGGTGATGAAATTGCTCGTGCATGCACTGAGCAAAATTAAGAACAAGAATGCTAAGGGTGTTTTTAAAGAGTACATAGCAGCCATAAGATAATGTATTTTATAATAAATCATAAACTTTTTTAGCCATGCATCCAACTCAATTAGAGTTGTAAATTGTATCTGGTTGTTGCTAAGTTGCGAGCCTAATTATCAAGTTAGCCATACTAGATACAAGTTAGATAGTGTTAAATAGTAAGGTAGTTCATCCATATTTAAAGAGAGGTCTGTGATGGTTAAGTATATAAAAGCAAATGTTGTGTTTGTAATTTTATTAGTGTGGATTGGTAGCCTCACAGGGTGCAGTAGTCTTAATTCTCTGGTTCTATATCAAATCAGTGAGCAAACAATTAATCAACAAACAGCCGCGCAGCTGTCGAGTTTAGCTGCTGAACATCGCGTGATGGGGATCCCTGTGACGCTTGGTGTCACACAGGCACTTTTTACCGTAGGGCCGGATGGTAAAGATGTGGTGCGTTTGACGGTCAAAGCCCAAGCGAATATCAAGATGTTTGGTTTGCGCTACCCCGTGTTATTACACTCGTCACTGGAAGCGAAACCTGTTTATCGCGGGCAAGATCACAGTATCTATTTACAACAATTGGCAATTTTACATTCATCGATTGAGGCCGCAGGTTTTAAAGGTAACTTGAAACCTTTAGATGATAATTTGCAGGCGTTAATTTCGCAGTTTTTAGCTGCGAACCCGATTTATACCCTCAATGAACAAAATCCAACAGAACGATTGCTGATGAGTGTACCTGTGGATATTAAAATTAAAGCAGGCTTAGTTGAACTGACACCCAGTCTTCATTAACTAGAGCCGCAATGCTGAAAAAGTTTGAATAAAATATTTGAGGTTGTGGGCAATTTTGCTTCTAAATGGGCGATCGTCACCTACACTGGTTCATTACAGTATCAATCTTGGCCGGTGATAAAAATGACACGTATGATTTTACCTTTGCTCTTGCTCAGTTTGTTATTTATACCTGTTTCAACTGTGCATGCAAGTTCCTTACAAAGTGCTTCTCTTTGGCATGATGTGAACATTCAAGAGTCTCTTGAACAACTTACTGACGTCAATGTAGTTGCAAAGGACTACCGATTATTAGCAGCGAATATGACTACATTGGAGCAGCAGCTTTTTGCTTCTTCAGAGGTAACGCTTAACTTACCAATGCCCGATGGGCGCTTCCAAGCTTTTAATTTAACCTATGATCCGATTTACCCGAGTGCTTTAGCTGAGCGCTATCCTTCCATTCGCACTTTTGTGGGTTATCAAGTTGGAGATAAGCGACAGACTGGTCGCTTTGATATCACTCCCCACGGTTTTCATGCCATGGTTTTTTATCAAGATCAGTGGGTGATGATCGATCCACTTCAGAAGGGTAATAATCAGCGCTATATTAGTTATTTTAAACGCACACTGCAGCAAGCCCAAGCTCGTCGTTATGACGAAGTCTTACTGCCAGAAATTGTGCAAAACATGGCTCAAACGCCTGTTTCAGCGACCATGAACGACACCCTAAAAACATATCGAATTGCAGTTGCAGCAGCAGGTGAGTTTACGGCGTTTCATGGCGGCACAAAAGAGCTAGGTTTAGCGGCAATTGTCACCGTTATTAATCGCGTCAATCAAGTGTATAAAACTGATTTAGGCGTACGTTTAGAGCTGGTGGGAAATAACGACAGTGTTGTATTCACCGATGCCAATAGCGATCCTTATGCAAATGATGACACCGATCTTGATACCAATGAGTCGGTGATGAATACAAATATCGGGTCTGCTAATTATGATATTGGCCATGTAATGAATACCGGAGGTGGCGGAGTTGCCTATTTAGGTGTGGTCTGTGGTAATTTCAAGTGGGGAGGAATGACAGGCTCAGGCAACCCAATTAATGATGGCTTTTCAATTGATTATGTAGCTCATGAAATCGGGCATCAATTTGGGGGCCAGCATACATTTAATGGTTTAGCGGGCAGTTGTGGTACGCGCTCAGCTAACGATGCCTATGAGCCTGGCAGTGGCTCAACCATTATGGCGTATGCGGGGATCTGTTCAGAACAAAACTTACAAAATAACAGTGATGCATTTTTTCATGCCCATTCCGTGGCACAAATTAATCAATATATTGCGCAGTCTGGTAGCTGCGCGAGCACTACGCCTCTTAATAATACCGCGCCAGTTGTGAATGCAGGCAATGATTACACTATTCCTGCCAATACGCCTTTTGTTTTGACTGGTCAAGCTACGGATAACGATACTCTCAGCTATTCTTGGGAACAGCTCGATTTAGGCACTGAGTCCAATAGTGTTGCAGACATGGTGGACGATGGCAGTCGCCCGTTATTTCGTTCATGGCTGCCGACGAACTCAGCAATACGTTATTTGCCCCGATTGCCAGATGTGTTAAGTGCCAGCCAAACTCTGGGTGAAACTATGGCAGTGACAAACCGCTCGTTGAATTTTCGCTTAATAGCGCGTGATGGTGCCGGAAATACCGCCAGCGATAATATGGTGGTCACGGTGACCACCAGTGCAGGGCCTCTTAAAGTCACTGCACCTAATACCTCAGATAGCTGGACTCATAGCAATACCCCGACAGTTATTTGGGATCCGGCAGGGACACAAAACGCGCCTATTTCCTGCGCTGAAGTAGATATCCATATATCGTCAGATGGTGGCATGACCTTTAGTCATCTCATCGCGAATAAAACCCCTAATGATGGCAGTGAAAATGTACAAATTCCGCCAGTCAATACCAGTAATGCCCGCTTAAAAATACAATGCTCAGATAACATTTTTTATGCTGTCAACAATGGCAATTTCAGTATTACAGGTGTGAATCCAGATGCGAAGCCTCCAGTTATAACGGGTCAGCAAATGATAAATGGCGATGAAGATACAGCGATTGCAATCGCGTTTGCAGATTTGCAAGTTACCGATCCCGATAGTAGCTACCCAACTGGATTTTCGATGCAGCTACAGCCCGGCGAGAATTACACCGTGAATGGACAGTCGGTGACAGGCTCTGCAAACTTTAACGGTGAATTAAGTGTGCCAGTGATTATTAATGATGGCTTGCTCGACAGCAACACTTTTAATCTTGCGGTAACAGTTAACCCAGTTAATGATGCGCCGATGATTTCAGCCATAGCTGCTCAAGTTATCAATGAAGACACAACAGCACAGGTTGGTCTTTCTGACATCACCATTATTGATAGTGATACCAGCCAAAATGCGCAATCCGTCCATGTGGTAGCGGGTAATAACTACACATTTAATGGAGCGACTTACACTCCTTCGGTTAATTATTCCGGGTTTTTAAATGTGAATGTTCGAGTGAATGATGGTGAGTTAGACAGCAATATTTTTCCGATGATGGTCACAGTGACTGCGGTTAATGATGCGCCAGTCATTCAAGATACCGCCATTATTACAGTCGATGAAGACCAGTCAATTACAATTGATAAAAGTATGCTCACGATTGTC
This Pseudoalteromonas ulvae UL12 DNA region includes the following protein-coding sequences:
- a CDS encoding hotdog fold domain-containing protein; the encoded protein is MTTSQVKPNKVMALYNKLTPLPFGRRFFTLMITRMAPYFGSMGPLITNLRVNHCECLIKKRRKVFNHIKTVHVIAICNGLEMAMGVMAEASIPKHLRWIPKGMSVDYTAKAGSDIRCIAQVTPEQWTPGDMLVPVTAYDDQGTIVVQGHIKLWITEKPNKA
- a CDS encoding RluA family pseudouridine synthase translates to MFMMATLDSDPCLHLFEHPICDTALPERFTFVFYYEPHPLCVRAAEQLQTQYLSAPNWVHNFGLTGQLDGAIGKMFGVLLVRDKHGQIGFLAGFSGKLANCNHLDGFVPPVFDLLDENSFFLQSQLYINRLNTQLDQLQNDPKLSALREQLQRVEQQSEQEIAAHKALMAKDKQQRKIQRLDANGLEPEAQRELTRQLDQRSISQKLKLRDLKLNWQQQIEHISSQLQILEQAVTQLQQQRKTESAALQQKIFEQYQFLNRDQQLKSLAEIFSPLDNPTPPAGAGECAAPKLLHYAFKQGMTPLALAEFWWGASPKSEVRQHKNYYPACMSKCQPILSHMLSGIAVDPNPLIVNTAKGKPLPIVYQDEEMVVVNKPAEFLSVPGKTITDSVQTRIAQLFPQASGPLIVHRLDMSTSGLMVIALNKHAHQRLQRQFIERTVKKRYVALLDGSLAVQQGEISLPLRVDLADRPRQLVCTEHGKHALTYFEVIGIEKGLTRVHLYPHTGRTHQLRVHCAHHLGLNSPIKGDDLYGKKAQRLHLHAEQLVLKHPLNGIELTFCVEAEF
- a CDS encoding DUF1439 domain-containing protein, whose amino-acid sequence is MVKYIKANVVFVILLVWIGSLTGCSSLNSLVLYQISEQTINQQTAAQLSSLAAEHRVMGIPVTLGVTQALFTVGPDGKDVVRLTVKAQANIKMFGLRYPVLLHSSLEAKPVYRGQDHSIYLQQLAILHSSIEAAGFKGNLKPLDDNLQALISQFLAANPIYTLNEQNPTERLLMSVPVDIKIKAGLVELTPSLH
- a CDS encoding tandem-95 repeat protein, with the translated sequence MTRMILPLLLLSLLFIPVSTVHASSLQSASLWHDVNIQESLEQLTDVNVVAKDYRLLAANMTTLEQQLFASSEVTLNLPMPDGRFQAFNLTYDPIYPSALAERYPSIRTFVGYQVGDKRQTGRFDITPHGFHAMVFYQDQWVMIDPLQKGNNQRYISYFKRTLQQAQARRYDEVLLPEIVQNMAQTPVSATMNDTLKTYRIAVAAAGEFTAFHGGTKELGLAAIVTVINRVNQVYKTDLGVRLELVGNNDSVVFTDANSDPYANDDTDLDTNESVMNTNIGSANYDIGHVMNTGGGGVAYLGVVCGNFKWGGMTGSGNPINDGFSIDYVAHEIGHQFGGQHTFNGLAGSCGTRSANDAYEPGSGSTIMAYAGICSEQNLQNNSDAFFHAHSVAQINQYIAQSGSCASTTPLNNTAPVVNAGNDYTIPANTPFVLTGQATDNDTLSYSWEQLDLGTESNSVADMVDDGSRPLFRSWLPTNSAIRYLPRLPDVLSASQTLGETMAVTNRSLNFRLIARDGAGNTASDNMVVTVTTSAGPLKVTAPNTSDSWTHSNTPTVIWDPAGTQNAPISCAEVDIHISSDGGMTFSHLIANKTPNDGSENVQIPPVNTSNARLKIQCSDNIFYAVNNGNFSITGVNPDAKPPVITGQQMINGDEDTAIAIAFADLQVTDPDSSYPTGFSMQLQPGENYTVNGQSVTGSANFNGELSVPVIINDGLLDSNTFNLAVTVNPVNDAPMISAIAAQVINEDTTAQVGLSDITIIDSDTSQNAQSVHVVAGNNYTFNGATYTPSVNYSGFLNVNVRVNDGELDSNIFPMMVTVTAVNDAPVIQDTAIITVDEDQSITIDKSMLTIVDPDNTLDELSVSLLAGEQYTLDGSRVLPAANFNGPLLVNATVSDDELSTTSQFTVTVNGVNDAPLAVNDSVSMVQDSSVVINVLANDTDVDGDQLQITSVSTNGSGAVSHDGNQISFTAATGFTGSEILTYTISDGQGASHNADVNVTVNAATVPVENNDQGGGGSVGWWLLGLMGLISYRRRLLFKKCHWESV